A single Phragmites australis chromosome 4, lpPhrAust1.1, whole genome shotgun sequence DNA region contains:
- the LOC133914376 gene encoding protein ENHANCED DOWNY MILDEW 2-like — protein MARTKVPAEELRRRRRAREIKRKRSKGKPGPDGANNGDDACAICDNGGFLTCCGGGCQRSFHLDDSEDSNCRLALGVSKDQAKMIIDMEEDFICKNCKYKQHQCFVCGLLGSSDVSSGPEVFQCEHDDCGRFYHPKCVAELLYSDSEEATLFEHQVAAGVGFPCPMHECSVCKGGEKKDDENLQFAVCRRCPTAYHRKCLPRDILFETRKGPNGSMQRAWDDVLHDRILIFCMKHDIVRKLATPKRDHIVFPDAKNLGVPKMPEYSSMERDLPEEDEQLRHPFSKPSQSPPLAASNKNQCFCSSPMDSFAPKSLFMHPQPGSCGWIGD, from the coding sequence ATGGCTCGGACAAAGGTCCCAGCGGAGGAGCTCCGGAGGCGGAGGAGAGCTCGTGAAATCAAGCGAAAGCGCAGCAAGGGCAAGCCAGGACCGGATGGCGCGAACAACGGAGATGATGCCTGTGCGATCTGCGACAATGGTGGTTTCTTAACCTGCTGTGGTGGTGGCTGTCAAAGGTCTTTCCACCTAGACGACAGCGAAGATTCAAACTGCAGATTGGCCCTTGGGGTATCTAAAGACCAGGCAAAGATGATAATTGATATGGAGGAAGATTTCATATGCAAAAACTGCAAGTACAAGCAACACCAGTGTTTCGTTTGCGGACTGCTGGGGTCTTCTGACGTTTCATCAGGACCTGAGGTATTCCAATGTGAGCACGACGATTGTGGGCGCTTTTACCACCCCAAGTGTGTTGCTGAGCTGCTCTACTCGGATAGCGAAGAGGCCACACTTTTCGAGCACCAAGTTGCTGCCGGAGTGGGATTCCCTTGTCCTATGCACGAATGTAGTGTCTGCAAGGGAGGCGAGAAGAAGGATGATGAGAATCTGCAGTTTGCAGTATGCAGACGCTGCCCAACTGCATACCACCGAAAGTGCTTGCCGAGAGATATCCTTTTCGAAACGAGGAAAGGTCCCAATGGCTCGATGCAAAGGGCGTGGGATGACGTTCTTCATGATCGAATTCTGATCTTCTGCATGAAGCACGACATCGTCAGGAAACTAGCAACTCCCAAGAGGGATCATATCGTCTTTCCTGATGCCAAGAATCTTGGTGTGCCAAAAATGCCTGAATATTCGTCCATGGAACGAGATCTACCTGAGGAAGACGAGCAGCTCAGACACCCCTTCTCTAAACCATCTCAGTCTCCTCCACTGGCTGCAAGCAACAAGAATCAGTGCTTCTGTTCTAGTCCCATGGACTCATTTGCACCGAAGTCCTTGTTCATGCATCCACAACCAGGCTCCTGTGGCTGGATCGGTGACTGA
- the LOC133916372 gene encoding ABC transporter G family member 5-like, translating to MSRFVDKLSFFDRRSSPMEEAEDIPRNGFLHMHHHQQQPHHSGLLMQPQPSPPTKQTSFTLAQLLKRVNDARSDASSPTSSPSNSHYTIELGASVPGSTTSELSEHMHAVGRGEDGPLLPFVLKFTDLTYSVKQRKKGSCLPALPFRSGEVPQPEAPRMKTLLYNISGEAREGEIMAVLGASGSGKSTLIDALANRIVKESLHGSVTLNGESLDSNLLKVISAYVMQDDLLYPMLTVEETLMFAAEFRLPRSLPTKEKKKRVQALIDQLGLRGPANTIIGDEGHRGVSGGERRRVSIGVDIIHDPIVLFLDEPTSGLDSTSAFMVVKVLQRIAQSGSVVVMSIHQPSYRILGLLDRLLFLSRGQTVYYGPPSALPSFFLDFGKPIPDNENPTEFALDLVKELETMPDGARDLVEHNKSWQKRLGPKMKHTDGHGEKPSLSLKEAISVSISRGKLVSGATDVSTVVVPSEKSSPGGAVSKFANPFWIEMGVLTRRAFINTKRTPEIFVIRLAAVLITGFILATIFWRLNDSPKGVQERLGFFAIAMSTMFYTCSDALPVFLNERYIFLRETAYNAYRRSSYVLSHTIVGFPSLIVLSFAFALTTFFAVGLDGGAEGFFFFVAIVLASFWAGSGFATFLSGVVTNEMLGYPVVVSTLAYFLLFSGFFITRDRIPRYWIWFHYLSLVKYPYQAVMQNEFSDPGRCFVRGVQMFDNTPLAALPAALKVRVLRAMSTSLGVDIGTNTCITTGPDFLAQQAVTDLTKWDCLWITVAWGFLFRILFYIALLLGSRNKRR from the coding sequence ATGTCGCGGTTTGTTGACAAGCTGTCGTTCTTTGACCGGAGGTCGTCACCGATGGAGGAGGCCGAGGACATCCCGCGCAACGGCTTCCTGCAcatgcaccaccaccagcagcagccgcaCCACAGCGGCTTGCTTATGCAGCCGCAGCCATCGCCGCCGACGAAGCAGACGTCGTTCACGCTCGCGCAGCTCCTCAAGCGCGTCAACGACGCGCGCAGTGACGCCTCGTCACCCACGTCCTCGCCGTCGAACTCGCACTACACCATCGAGCTGGGCGCCTCCGTGCCGGGGTCTACCACCAGCGAGCTGAGCGAGCACATGCACGCCGTTGGCCGCGGCGAAGACGGGCCGCTTCTGCCGTTCGTGCTCAAGTTCACGGACCTGACGTACAGCGTCAAGCAGCGCAAGAAGGGGTCATGCCTGCCGGCGCTGCCGTTCCGGAGCGGGGAGGTGCCGCAGCCCGAGGCGCCACGGATGAAGACGCTGCTCTACAACATCTCCGGCGAGGCCCGGGAAGGCGAGATCATGGCGGTGCTCGGCGCCAGCGGGTCCGGCAAGAGCACGCTCATCGACGCGCTCGCCAACCGCATCGTCAAGGAGAGCCTCCACGGCTCCGTCACGCTCAATGGCGAGTCACTCGACAGCAACCTGCTCAAGGTCATCTCGGCGTACGTCATGCAGGACGACCTCCTGTACCCGATGCTCACCGTCGAGGAGACGCTCATGTTCGCCGCCGAGTTCCGCCTCCCGCGCTCCCTCCCcactaaggagaagaagaagcgcgTCCAGGCGCTCATCGACCAGCTCGGCCTGCGCGGCCCGGCCAACACCATCATCGGCGACGAGGGACACCGCGGTGTGTCAGGCGGGGAGCGCCGGCGCGTGTCCATCGGCGTGGACATCATCCACGACCCCATCGTTCTGTTCCTCGACGAGCCCACCTCCGGGCTCGACTCCACCAGCGCCTTCATGGTCGTGAAGGTGCTGCAGCGCATCGCGCAGAGCGGCAGCGTGGTGGTCATGTCCATCCACCAGCCGAGCTACCGCATCCTCGGCCTCCTCGACCGCCTCCTGTTCCTCTCCCGCGGCCAGACGGTGTACTATGGTCCGCCAAGCGCGCTGCCTTCCTTCTTCCTCGATTTCGGCAAGCCCATCCCGGACAACGAGAACCCGACTGAGTTCGCGCTCGACCTCGTCAAGGAGCTGGAGACCATGCCGGACGGGGCCAGGGACCTGGTCGAGCACAACAAGTCGTGGCAGAAGCGCTTGGGCCCCAAGATGAAGCACACTGACGGGCACGGCGAGAAGCCATCGCTGTCCCTGAAGGAGGCCATCAGCGTCAGCATCTCGCGCGGGAAGCTCGTGTCCGGCGCGACTGACGTCAGCACCGTCGTGGTGCCCTCGGAGAAGTCATCGCCGGGGGGTGCGGTGTCCAAGTTCGCCAACCCGTTCTGGATCGAGATGGGCGTCCTGACCCGCCGCGCGTTCATCAACACGAAGCGCACGCCGGAGATCTTCGTCATCCGGCTTGCCGCCGTACTGATCACCGGGTTCATCCTGGCGACCATCTTCTGGCGCCTGAACGACTCGCCCAAGGGCGTGCAGGAGCGTCTCGGCTTCTTCGCCATCGCCATGTCCACCATGTTCTACACCTGCTCCGACGCGCTCCCCGTGTTCCTCAACGAGCGCTACATCTTCCTCCGCGAGACGGCCTACAACGCGTACCGGCGCTCCTCGTACGTGCTCTCCCACACCATCGTCGGCTTCCCGTCGCTGATCGTGTTGTCCTTCGCGTTCGCGCTCACCACCTTCTTCGCCGTGGGCCTggacggcggcgccgaggggttCTTTTTCTTCGTGGCCATCGTGCTGGCCTCCTTCTGGGCCGGTTCCGGATTCGCGACGTTCCTTTCCGGCGTGGTGACAAACGAGATGCTGGGGTACCCCGTGGTGGTGTCGACGTTGGCCTACTTCCTCCTCTTCAGCGGCTTCTTCATCACCAGGGACCGGATCCCGCGCTACTGGATCTGGTTCCACTACCTGTCGCTTGTCAAGTACCCGTACCAGGCGGTGATGCAGAACGAGTTCAGCGACCCGGGGCGGTGCTTCGTGCGGGGCGTGCAGATGTTCGACAACACGCCGCTGGCCGCGCTGCCGGCGGCGCTCAAGGTGCGGGTGCTGCGCGCCATGAGCACGTCGCTCGGGGTGGACATCGGCACGAACACGTGCATCACCACGGGGCCCGACTTCCTGGCGCAGCAGGCCGTCACCGATCTCACCAAGTGGGACTGCCTCTGGATCACCGTCGCGTGGGGGTTCCTCTTCCGCATCCTCTTCTACATCGCGCTGCTGCTGGGAAGCAGGAACAAGAGGAGGTGA
- the LOC133914377 gene encoding ABC transporter G family member 6-like yields the protein MSSGSVDRRASSTAAPVEAGDAPPDGSSATHTLKLHQLLALRSPTTDTSGHLVVDVQPMATDDGYGSNRPDLISRPAVHFVLAFDDLTYSVKRSRRSFHRSRHVGTDATTGESTARTRTLLDGISGEAREGEILAVLGASGAGKSTLIDALADRIQRESLCGAVTLNGEALDGRLLKVISAYVMQDDLLYPMLTVAETLMYSAEFRLPRSLSASKKRSRVQALIDQLGLRAAANTIIGDEGRRGVSGGERRRVSIGIDIIHDPIILFLDEPTSGLDSTSAFMVVKVLQLIAQSGSVVIMSIHQPSYRILGLLDRLLFLSRGRTVYNGPPTGLPLFFSEFGHPIPDGENPAEFALDTIRELEGTQDGTKELVEFSKSWQEKPLSRAISDASTGTHDKPSLSLKEAISLSIARGKLVSGTSTGGDTSTAAATKMSTYANPWWVEVWVLTRRAFTNTRRTPELFLIRLCTVVVTAFILATVFWQLDNTPKGVNERFGFFAIGMSTMFYTSADALPVFLIERYIFLRETAHNAYRRSSYTLSNAIVAFPPLVLLSLAFTAITFFAVDLAGGAQGFVFFVLIVFASFWAGSGFVTFLSGVVPHVIIGYTVVVAVLAYFLLFSGFFVTRDRIPDYWIWFHYLSLIKYPYQAVMQNEFGADPGKCFMRGVQMFDGTPMGKLPEATKVNVLNAMSKSMRVDFNSSSCITAGPDILAKQAVTDLGKWACLWVTIAWGFLFRVLFYLTLVLGSRNKRR from the coding sequence ATGTCGAGTGGCTCTGTTGACCGGAGGGCGTCGTCCACGGCGGCGCCGGTGGAGGCCGGGGACGCGCCGCCCGACGGCAGCTCTGCTACCCACACGCTCAAGCTCCACCAGCTTCTTGCGCTCCGCTCACCCACCACGGACACGTCCGGGCATCTCGTCGTCGACGTGCAGCCAATGGCCACAGATGACGGTTATGGGAGTAACAGACCTGACTTGATTAGCCGCCCCGCGGTCCACTTCGTGCTGGCCTTCGACGACCTCACGTACAGCGTCAAGCGGTCGAGGAGGTCGTTCCACCGGAGCCGCCACGTCGGGACCGACGCGACGACGGGCGAGAGTACCGcgaggacgaggacgctgcTCGACGGCATCTCCGGGGAGGCGCGGGAGGGGGAGATCCTGGCCGTGCTCGGCGCGAGCGGCGCCGGCAAGAGCACGCTCATCGACGCGCTCGCCGACCGGATCCAGCGCGAGAGCCTCTGCGGCGCCGTCACGCTCAACGGGGAGGCCCTCGATGGCCGCCTGCTCAAGGTCATCTCGGCGTACGTCATGCAGGACGACCTCCTTTACCCGATGCTCACCGTCGCCGAGACGCTCATGTACTCGGCGGAGTTCCGGCTCCCACGCTCGCTGTCCGCGTCCAAGAAGAGGAGCCGCGTACAGGCGCTCATCGACCAACTCGGCCTCCGCGCCGCAGCCAACACCATCATCGGCGACGAGGGCCGCCGCGGCGTGTCGGGTGGCGAGCGCCGACGAGTGTCCATCGGCATCGACATCATCCACGACCCCATCATCCTGTTCCTCGACGAGCCCACCTCCGGCCTCGACTCCACCAGCGCGTTCATGGTGGTCAAGGTGCTGCAGCTTATCGCGCAGAGCGGCAGCGTCGTGATCATGTCCATCCACCAGCCGAGCTACCGAATCCTCGGGCTCCTCGATCGTCTCCTATTCCTATCCCGTGGTCGAACGGTGTACAACGGCCCACCGACGGGCTTGCCTCTGTTCTTCTCGGAGTTCGGCCACCCGATCCCCGACGGCGAGAACCCGGCCGAGTTCGCGCTCGACACAATTCGCGAGCTCGAGGGCACCCAGGACGGGACCAAGGAGCTTGTGGAGTTCAGCAAGTCGTGGCAAGAGAAGCCGCTATCACGAGCCATCTCGGACGCAAGCACGGGAACCCACGACAAGCCGTCGCTGTCGCTAAAGGAGGCCATCAGCTTAAGCATCGCCCGCGGCAAGCTGGTGTCCGGCACAAGCACCGGCGGCGACACGTCGACGGCCGCGGCAACAAAGATGTCGACCTACGCGAACCCGTGGTGGGTGGAGGTGTGGGTGCTGACGCGTCGGGCGTTCACCAACACGCGGCGCACGCCGGAGCTGTTCCTGATCCGTCTCTGCACGGTGGTGGTCACGGCGTTCATCCTGGCCACCGTGTTCTGGCAGCTGGACAACACCCCCAAGGGCGTGAACGAGCGGTTCGGCTTCTTCGCCATCGGCATGTCCACCATGTTCTACACCAGCGCGGACGCGCTGCCCGTGTTCCTCATTGAGCGGTACATCTTCCTCCGTGAGACGGCGCACAACGCGTACCGCCGGTCCTCCTACACGCTCTCCAACGCCATAGTCGCGTTCCCGCCGCTGGTGCTGCTGTCCCTCGCCTTCACCGCCATCACCTTCTTCGCCGTCGACCTCGCCGGCGGCGCGCaggggttcgtcttcttcgtgcTCATCGTGTTCGCCTCCTTCTGGGCGGGCAGCGGGTTCGTGACCTTCCTCTCCGGCGTCGTCCCACACGTGATCATCGGGTACACCGTCGTGGTCGCCGTGCTGGCCTACTTCCTGCTCTTCAGCGGCTTCTTCGTGACCCGGGACCGGATCCCGGACTACTGGATCTGGTTCCACTACCTGTCGCTGATCAAGTACCCGTACCAGGCCGTGATGCAGAACGAGTTCGGCGCCGACCCGGGCAAGTGCTTCATGCGCGGGGTGCAGATGTTCGACGGCACGCCGATGGGGAAGCTGCCGGAAGCCACCAAGGTAAACGTGCTCAACGCCATGAGCAAGTCCATGCGGGTGGACTTCAACAGCAGCTCGTGCATCACGGCCGGGCCGGACATTCTCGCGAAGCAGGCCGTTACGGACCTCGGCAAGTGGGCATGCCTCTGGGTCACCATCGCGTGGGGGTTCCTGTTCCGCGTCCTCTTCTACCTCACGCTCGTGCTGGGGAGCAGGAACAAGAGGAGGTGA